acgaccagattaagaactaattcacagtttacaaacaaacacaattcagaataagcaaCAGACACAGAGttaggctgcgtccgaaatcgcacacttactgagtacgtactagatagactttcagtacagaagtgtgcagtatgcacacaacacccgtacctactacgtccgccatcttaccaacttCAAgtgaccatagttacagaccgcaTGCTCATTTCAAactccactcgccaaaattttgggtaTTTATCGTCTTTATTTGCGCCACTTACTGATTAATCTATAGTCATGTATCCCGACTCCACACTGAGACGGCAGAGAGTAGTAAATCACAGAAGAGAACTAAGaaagttattgattttttacctcagaaataatGTAAGTACTGCTAACCTCTTTAGCAACAGTATACTACATTACCATGATTAAATTAatacaatgaaaataaatgacaaaatgatAGATCTGACAcatattaataattacagtagaataatttttttttcgaAAATCGTCTGTGCACGACATTGTGTACAAAATGAGTAGGGCTGTCAGAGGGCTCGTCAGGAGGATCATCACCCTACCAACTGGTGATGAACTACAGTGTGTAGGAGCTGGGTTTGCCCACTTGGCCGGATCCGAATGTTTTAGAGTGGCAGTTGGTGCTACTGATGGGTGCCACATTCGAATAAAACCCCCATCTGCCAGCGCACAGTGCTACCTAAACAGGAAGCTGTTCCACTTAATTCAGCTTCAAGCCATCTGTGACCACCTGGGGAAGTTCTGAGATATTTTTGTTGGTTACCCTGGGTCGATTCATGATGCAAGGGTACTAAAGAACAGCCCTGTGTATAAAGAGGGCTTATACCCACCTGCAGGACGATACATTTTTGGGGATGGGGGTTATCCCTGCATTAATACACCCATCCGGCTCCTGACCCCCTATCGAGAGCCTGTGCAGAACCCTGTACAGGCTCGTTTTAACAGCAAACTGTCCAAGGCCAGGAATGTGGTGGAAAGTGCTTTTGGAATGATGAAGACAAGATGGCGTTCCATTTTCTTTAAAGCCCTTGAGGTGAGCCCTGTCTTCGCCCCGGAGGTTGTTGCTTGCTGTGCGGTGCTCCACAACCTCTGTATCACTCATGGAGACATCATTGAGCCAGAATTAACAAAGGTGCATGTTGACCAACCAGAGCCTGTAATAAATGACATTACATCAGGTGAAGATGGAAGAAAGCATCTGGCTGCAGCTGTCACAGCACCACAGCACAGCATACCAGCTCTTTATGAGCATGACTATGTTtagaaaaatgttttgttaataggttcatgttatttgtttttacattttgttctaCAGTTCTTGATTGTCTCTTAACATTAACAgtttatgcattatttaaaagtaaaacttgaatatttttttaattacaatttctaatttttccagtttttctatttttaattaaggttaaatgaaaaagaaaatcctTTATTTCCATTATTTGCCAACAGATTTTCTCACAACATACAATAATACTACAACACTTTTTGATTttcaactatttattttttcattagaaTCTCTAAGATTTTAATAAACCTTTCCTCTCTCACTCTTGCCTCCCTAGCTCTCCTTTCCTCCCTCATTCTTGCTTCCTggtctctcctctcctctctctctcgcgTCTCTCGCTCTCGCTTTTCCTCTCTCTGGCGTGCCTCTTGCTCTGTCTTCTCCTCTCGTTCTATTCTTTCCCTTTCTCTTCTTTCCTCCCTCTCCTCAGCCTCTCTCCATCTTCTCTCCTCGTTCTCTGCTGCTTCTATCTCCCTCTCATTTTCCCTTTCTTCCATCTCCCTCAGATACGCAACTAAATCTTTCTCCCTCCGTCTCTTGTTGGCTGGGGTTTCCATGCTTCTCGAGGATGGTGAAGCTATAGCAGCATCCTGGCCAGATGAGGAAATAAGGGTCAGTGGGCTAATTGATGGTCTCCCACCTATTGCCTCATCCATATCCACATACCATTTCCAGGATGCTGTTGTTGCTTCACCACCCTCTGTACTTACCCCAGTAGGTGGACACTTAAGTTCCTACAAGATTCATAAACTTAACTTGTATTACAAATCTTTTCTGATATTTTTACTGAAGATCTTACCAACAAACGAAGcttactttgtatttttgtttgaggTTCTCCCACTTCTTCTTCACATAAGTGGGAGTCACCGTCCCCTGCATTTGGTTCTCCAACACAAAGGCTCTACAATATAATGCACATAACAGT
The sequence above is drawn from the Trichomycterus rosablanca isolate fTriRos1 chromosome 14, fTriRos1.hap1, whole genome shotgun sequence genome and encodes:
- the LOC134326250 gene encoding putative uncharacterized protein DDB_G0271982, with translation MFQDLKREQIIRLVSSVGSDEDTKNLIRWRVVNQALFTGKQNAAVRGFEAFVLENQMQGTVTPTYVKKKWENLKQKYKELKCPPTGVSTEGGEATTASWKWYVDMDEAIGGRPSISPLTLISSSGQDAAIASPSSRSMETPANKRRREKDLVAYLREMEERENEREIEAAENEERRWREAEEREERRERERIEREEKTEQEARQREEKRERETREREERRDQEARMREERRAREARVREERFIKILEILMKK